The genomic stretch AGCTTTGCTCTCCTCTCCATGTCCTGCTTTTTCATCTCCTCCTTTGTTCTCCAAGGTTACTTGTTGCATCACAGATGGTCAAGATTGAGTTCCCACTTTGAGGGATTAGAGGTCATTTCAAAACCTAAGATTCAGGTGGTGAATTCTTGACTCCTAAGATCAAAgttaccattcaggtatgaaacCAAAAAGTTGTGCAGGACTCATTTCTTTCCTTGCCTCCTCTTCAGAGTCCTGCGGGAGGGAACGGGAGGAAAGTGCAGAGGGGAATCAGGAGGGATTACCAAGGGCCCTCTTCGTGTCCCTTCCAGGCGAGTCCTGAAGGCGGAGCAAGGTGAGAGGCAGGCTCTTCTAAGATGGAGAGTTCCACAGCAGAAGTGCGTTGCCTGGACCTCTGAGGGCCTGCTGGCGTCCCTAGGCCACTGTGGTGTAGGGAAAATGGCACAGAGATGAGGTGGGGCTTTAGGGCCAGACGACACTGAGTAACAACACCACCAAAACCCACGTGGGAGTCAGAAGCACTTGGGAAGTTGGTCAAGAAAGACCAAAAGACAGAGGGCTGGTGGACCCAAAGCCCCAACGTCTGAGGCCTGAGGTGATCCACGCTGCATCTGAAGGCCGGAGGCCGTGACGGGACCTCGGGCACTTTAGTCGGGGCGGGGAAGACAGAAACCGACGACTCAGCAGTGGAAGAGGCCGTGTCTAAGGATGCGATGAGACAGAGGGCGTTCCCGAAGATGCTAGAACAGGCGTGAGAGAtcaggagagagaggcagaggcagaCAGCAGCCCCTGAGACTCAGGGTGCACCGCCCAAACCTCAGCTGCCATctggagaggaaagggaggggtGCGAGAGTTTCTCAAAAATCTCAAAAGTTGACCCAGTTTTAAAACGGAAAGTCATTACATTCAGTTTCTGCAAAGCAGGCAGGAAGGGGCTTTAGTAAAACTTTTCTAAGTTATGGGAAAGTAGATTTTTGCGTTTGCTCCCTGGTGGCCATGACTGTGAGGCTTATACTTGCCATAGGACCTCAGAGGTCACAACGATGTTTGTATAGATGAGGATACTGCATCCCAAGGAGAAAGATAGGTGGTTCATGGTGACGCTGCTAAGTGCGGGCACAGCCGGAGGGCAGCCCAGAAGTCCCAAGTCTTGTTCCAGGGTCCCCAGCATCACAGCGGCTTGCTTCCCACGTCTATCGAACTCTCACAGAACGTATTGAGCTTCACAGCTTTTTTAATAAAGTAGAGTATACAGGTCAacttgggcttcctcagtgggtcagtggataaagaatctacctgcagtgcaggagaggcagaaggcacaggtttgatccctgagtcgggtagatcccctggaagagggcatggcaacccactccagtattcctgcctggagagccccatggacagaggagcctggcgggctacagtccacagagttgcaaagagtcggacacgactgaagcgactgagcacgcatacataCACACTTAAACTTAGAAGCCAAATTGCACTTTCTCACAACAGTCAAATGACAGGGGACACAAATTGAAACAGCACCTTTGGTTAATGAATGTCATTTTCCTCCCCGcctgcctccttcctttctcgttcctctctttctctctctcctcctccacacCCTCCTCCCCTTACTATTCCTGACACATTTCTTAGCACACATTCCTCACGGCTCGTTGTAACAATTGGAAGGCACAGGGAGGCACTCAGAAGAGTGAGCTCAGAGAGAAGAGCACGGCAGTTTGAGAAGTGGCTTGTTGTGACAAGCGCGCTTGGGCATCAGAGTGGGAGAGAGACTGAGGAGGACAGAGAGGCAGCCCAAACTTCCACCTTCTGATGATAACACCCCTGGACCACAGTGCAGTCCTTCTGAGACACATCCTTCCACAGATGAAGAAGCCAGAGAAGGCAGGGAGCAACTCAGAAAGCTGATGTCTGGTACATGCGCTCGGTGCAGCTGACCTAACTgcactaaccctaaccctaaccccaacCCTAACCCAGGTCTGAGACGGCGGGACTCATTCCTATCCGGCCAGCCTCCAGCGTTCCTGCCAGGGCTGAGCAGATTCCAAGGCTTCCTGTTTGCGCTCATTTAAGCATcagtcctctctctctccacgAAGCCCAGGTGAAGCAGGGATAATGTTGGTTTGCAACACCATCAGTCTGTAGGAGGCAACTTGAACTTAGAAACTGAGAGTTGAACTCCCACCTGGAACCATGTCTGCTCCTGCAGTCCCAGGTTGGGGGCGAGCGGTTTCAGAGGACAGACAAGAGCAGAGGAGAGGCGGCACCACCCAGGGCATGTGCTTGGATTTGGAAAACTTAAGAGtatatagggggcttcccaggtggctcagtggtagcgaatccacctgcagtgcaggagaggcaggagacaagcgttcagtccctgggtcgggaagatccactagaggaggaaatggcaacctgctccaggatccttgccaggagaattccacagacaaaggagcctggtgggctacagtctatgaggtcgcagagagccagacacgactgagggactgagcacaatGCTTCACTAGAGGCTTGATGGTTGTCCAGTGTTTCAGAGGGGCTGCCTGCTGGGGGTTGAAAGTTGACCCAGATGGATTCTCAGTCCCTTTCAAGTATTAGAGATTGTGATTCTAAATGGAGCAACTGGTCAATAGCGGGTGATTCAGGCTCTGAAATCACCCAGACCTGAAGCGCACAGAGTATTGTGTTTGAAAGGTAGAACTGTGGCAACAGTGTCTGTGAATTTAAAAGTTTAAGGGTTCATGCTTCTTTGGCTCAATAATTCAATTTCTTGGCATTTTATCTTATAGAACTAccaagacacacacatacacacacactcattgcAGCATACATTGGAAACAAATTAGCAAGAGAGAAGAGACTGGGGGAAGGCCTCACACCAAGCTCCGGGGTGGAAAAGGTCTCTGGTCTTGTTAGTTTCCATTCCACTGGAGGATCTGTTGTGCCTGCATGTACCTGTCCTCATAGCCAGATGGGTCCTAAAATGCCTGTTACCTGATGGAAAATTTGGGCTGCATGGTTGACTAATGTACCACAGTTGTGATTTAAGGATTTTCTGAGGACCAGTACAGAAGTTGTTTCTCAAAAGGAGAGTAGGTATCCATGGGAGATCCCTGGCAGTCCATcagttaggacttggcacttttacCGTGCAGGCATGGCTTCAAGCCCTGGTTGGAGAACATGCACGCCACAtgtcatggcaaaaaaaaaacaacaaggagAGTAGGTGTCTGCCGAGGAGGGTACACATTAACTCCGAAATCCTAAAGGCCTGCCCAGTGATGCTCTTTTGGTGCTTGCTAGAGTTTGCAAAAACATTCTTATTCGCCGTCAACACTCTGAGGTTGTATTATTCCACGTTATTATTGTATCTGTTGGCTCACACAATCTAAGTGGTAGGGCAGCTTACACTGGATCTGGATTGGCTGCGGAATCTTCCCTTGTTATGGTTCCATTTAAAACTGGCAGGCTTACTGTCACTTTGTAGGTGGGTTGGTGTAACACACTCAAAGTGGCCTCCAAATTCTGAAAGTACTCAAGTGTTGTTCTCTTTATTCAAGGTGGTTGTTTAGAGGTGCCACAACTGGTCTTTCACCTGGAAAGGAATCGCTCCACATGGTCCAGACTACTGAACTTTCAGAAACACGACTAAGATGGCAACAgtgaaatttttgcttttttctcactCCCTCTAGTTTGTACATTTCTGACTGAAGTATCAAAACTACTTACTACTTCccgggagttccctggtggcctaggggttaagattctgggctttcactgcagtgacctggggcccaagttcaatccctggtcagggaatggtGTTCCCAtaagctgtgtggtgcagccaaaaaaaaaaaagtatttacttCTCCATATTCATCAGCTCCAGCCAGTATAATTTTAACAACGTGATATTTTTTCAGAGTGTCCTAACGATCAAGATCTCTGGAAACAACATTATGGCAGACTGTAGGATGTGTGTAcgagtgagtcactcagtctgtctgactcttcttgaccccgtggactgtagcctgccaggctcttctgcccatgggattctccaggcaagaatactggagtgggttgccatgcccttctccaggggatcttcccaacccagggactgaatccaggtctcctgcattgcaggcagattctttaccatgtgagccaccagggaagcccccaaactgaCATAATTCCAAGGCAAGACTGTGAGGGTATACTGATGGCTTTTCCAGGTAAAAGCAAATTGCTTCTGGTGGTCCTTACAAATTGGTACGGAAAAAAGACTTATTCGGTCAATAGCTACGTGCCAAGTGCCAGGGGCTCTGTTGATTTGCTCAGGTAAAGACCTGGCATAGCAGCTACAATTGGAGTCACCACTTGATTTAGTTTACATTAatccatgagagttggactacaaagaaagctgagcgccaaagaactgatgcttttgaactgtagtgttggagaagactcttgagagtcccctggactgcaaggagatccaaccagtccaacctaaaggaaattagttctgaatattcattgcaaggacggatgctgaagctccaatactttggccacctgatgcaaagaactgactcatttgaaaagaccctgatgctgggcaagattgaaggtgggagaaggggatgacagaggatgaaatggttggatagcatcatcgacttgatggacatgagtttgggtaaactccagaagttggtgatggacagggaggcctggtgtgctgcagtccatagggtcccaaagagtcggacacaactgagctactgaactcaactgaacaaGTCACGCAGAGCGCGGGACTGAGAGCTTCAAAAGGCCCGCCTCTCCCAGGCCCCGCCCACCACCaggccccaccccttccctgccAGCCTCGGGGTAAAAGCCCCGCCTTCCGTGGTAGCAGTCATCCAATGGCCTAGATACACGGCTCGGTGAATGCCCAGGCTTTAGGTGTCCGCCTGGCGCCTGACCAGAGTCTTGGGGAACTCGGTTGCTCTTAAGCAGTCCTGTCCCCGAGCTGCCCGAGCGACACGCAAGCTCCCCCTGCAGTTTCCTCGCAAGGGGCAGACGAGGCCTCTGAGCCCGCTCGCCCCCCGCCCGCGGAGCCCCGGGTCGACCCCGGACGCGGCGCTCGCCGCGCGGGACTCTGGGAGTGGTAGTTCTCGTCCTGCTGGCTCCCTCTGGCTGTATAGGCGGCCGAGACTCGCCGGACTACAACTCCCAGACGCCCAAGGGCGCCTCCGCTCGGGCGGCCGGCGAGGCCGgtgggcggggccgggccggCGCTCCGCAGCTGTCAGCGACTCCCGGAGCCCGCCTGCTGCCTCGGTGTGCCTCCCCGACCCCACCGGAGACCCCAGCATGGTGCGCGCCAGCACCGTGGGGGCGCATCTCCCCGCGTCCGGCTTGGACATCTTCGGGGACCTGAGGAAGATGAACAAGCGCCAGGTGAGGACGGCCCGCGTGGGGGTCGCGCCGCGGAGCCGGGGTCCCGGAGGCCCGGGAGGAGGACCTCCTCACAGAGCCGCGAGCCGGCGCGCTCTCGCCCCGAGGAGGGCGCGGTTAGCGGAGCGGGGGGTGGCCGGGAGGGGAGCGAAGGGGACCCCGAGTGCGCGCTCTCGCCCTGACGGTGGCGCGGTTAGCGGAgcggggggcgggaggggagggaaggggagcccTGACCTGTGGACGTCAGATGTGGTTGAGGAAGCGGGGCTGGGGGAGCGGGCTGTCCCGCGAGGGACCCCGAGGGGCCCCCCGGTGGGCCCGGGGCCGGGCGTCTCTGCGGGGCTCTCGAGGCCGGGCGTGGGGTAGGCTGCCCGCGGGTGGGAGCGGCAGGCTCGGGGGGAGCGCTTCCGAGAGAGGGGAGCTGTCCCCcgattcctccccaccccagcacagCGTCTCCCCTTCCCGGGGACTCAGGACCAAATGAGGCGCCTCGTGCGGGAGAGCGCGCCGGTCCTTCTCCGTCACTGTGGACCGAACCCGTGTTCCGGAAGGGCTTCCAGGGGTCCTCCCTAGTCTCCTTCAGACTCCCTGCTCTGGCAGCGCCTTGAATCTCGGAGACGGCCCGCTACGGGGTCTTCGGGCACCTGGGCTTCATCTCTCACCCCTCCTGAGAGGACCTCCGAGGAAGACTTCCTGCTTGCCCTCCCCTTAGCCAGCCTccgtctccctctctctctctttcttccaagTAGAATTTCAGACGAGCGCAGTAGTGTTGCGGGGTTCGGGGACTTGCATCCTGTGAACGGGGCTGAGAAACCTGGTTGTCTCTAGGGGTGCGTGTCAGATGAATTCCTGGGAGCTTTTGTGATGAAGATGGGTTGCTGCAAGAGATTATCACTAGCTTGAAAAGCCAACAGCTAATGCCCTGAGCGTTGATGCTGTTACAAGAAAATCCTCCAGGAAGcagttgttgttgagtcgctcagtcaggtccgactctttggtaCCCCATGGGCTGCCACCCGCCAGGTTCCATGGAACtgccccagcaagaatactgcagtgggttgccagtttcttctccagggaatcttcccgacccagggatcgaacctgcatcccctgcactggcaggtggattctttacccctgagccaccagggaagccagctcaCCTCCCCCCCAACGCCCAACCCCAAGCAGAGACTTAATTAAGAATCTAAATTTAATTGGGTAGGCCTTTTAAATGTCTCTAAAACTGGTACCAATTATCAACTGCACACTGTCAGTGAAGGTCTTCTGAGGAGTGTGTCAAACCCTAAGTCGGTTTGCCTTTGAAAAGTTCTGTGTGTTCCCACTCTCAGTGATAAGCCCCATTAGTTTGCAATTGCCTACATTTTGCTAGTGTTCTAATTAAGATTCAAAAGCTCAAATCTGATGCCtccttgtactttttttttaagttttgtcttttttctttttccctccaaaATAGCATCCTATGACACTCTTTCAGGCATGCTCGCTCCACCAGTCTTGGAGGCGGGACCTCCTTTTTCTGCTGCCCTTGCTTactgttaattaaggaaagagCCACATGCAAAAACAAGGACTCTTTGTTTCTGCagtgaggaagagaggaagaaaaacagcCATTGGCATTTCTGCTGCCCCGCCAGTCACAATATCTGGTctgaaatgtttgtttaaaaCGCTGAGACGTTGGTTATTTCATCTTTGCTTGCCAAAGACTGAGTGTGGGCTGGGCTTGCTTCTAAACTCTGCTGGGGGGATTAAGTGCCAAGCATACAGAGTTGGTAGGCAAAGATGAACAAGAAAAGGCGCCAGTGTAATGTGGGGTGTGTATTTCCAATCAGCTTGTCAGTAGTTCCATCGAAATGACTTGTTTCTAGACGCCAGGATTTCAATTCTAGGCTTAGATAGTAGATCACTTAAAGGTAGGTTGTTAGAAAGGTGATCTGTGGTTTTGAAGCTAACTTGATTAGATTAATTAGTTTGTTAGACTTCTATATAATTGACTATTTTTAGCAAAGAGATGTCTTGctcaaaggaaatttttttttttttttgaggaattggtTTTACTTTCCCTCAATGAATTTTTCAAGCATAGACAGTCATACTGGAAAATACATTCTTAGTACATAGTCTTTATTAGGTAAGTGGCAAGATTGTATAATTTGTTTTGTTAGAGTGGAGCTCAGTAGTCtgaaaaactgtataaaattgGAGATCTCTGTAGAAAACCATGACTTGGGCCTTTCCTAATCAGAGTGGCAATTCATAATGAAACAATGGTTGTTTATTAAATCCAGTAAGTCACGTGGAGCAGGTGGCCAAGTTTTTGAATGTGAGCTCCAGTGAATAACTTCTGCTTTAGACTGACGTGACTCAAAAAGTTGATTTTACTTTAGAAGCAATGGTTTAATATCTTATAGCCCAACACTTAATATCCATTCAGCACTCCAGTTTCCTTTTTTGGTCACCTGGGAATTTAGTTTCATGATGTGCTATTGACACTTTTGccaaagagctttaaaaaatggtATGTACCTTTAATTTTGTTCTCCTGTTTTCACTGACTACATCAGAATGCCTTAGTTATTTTAATTCACCTTTGTCCCCACTTTTGTAACCTTCACAGTCACCTCAAAgtacacactttcactttccatggtCAAAAATTGAAATTCTTCCTAATCTTGTAGTTTGTGTGAATGCGTTTCAATTCCTAAAGtcactttaggggaaaaaaaaaaagtcctaaagctttttttgttttgatttaaacGAGCACCTCTCCGACTTAGGGCAAGTGGGTGTTCTGCCGTGGTCCTCACTTCTGGTTTGCCCTGTTTTCTTCCAGCTCTACTACCAGGTCTTAAACTTCGCCATGATCGTGTCCTCTGCGCTCATGATCTGGAAAGGCCTGATTGTCCTCACCGGCAGTGAGAGCCCCATCGTGGTGGTGCTGAGGTGGGTCCCGCTGGCCGTCCAGCTGCTGTCGGCGACCCAGGAGCAGCATGGACAACCCAAGCTCAGTGTCTTAGTTGGATAAGCTTTAGAGTGTTCTTTATTGGTACTTGTTTtgaaaaggtttctttttttttttttttctggcttttgtTGAAAACTCTTCTTTATCAATAGACATTGAGGCATTTCATCATGTTGACCTCATGCTCCAGAGTAATATGGTTTACTTCTATCTTTTAATgttttgtgcttccctggtggctcagagggtaaagaacctgcctgcaatgcggagacccaagttggatctctgggtcgggaagacccctaggagaggggaatggcaaacccactccagtattcttgcctggagaattccatggacagaggagcctggcggactacagcccGTGGACTTgtgaagagtcagatgtgactgagcggcTATCAGCTTCACTTTCAAGTGCCTGAAGATGCTAATATGCCTGAGATAGTTGAGTCTCCCTGAGGTGGGCATGGAGCCCCTTTGCTCTCTAGGGGAGAGGCAGGCTGTGGCAGTGCTGTGGGCAAGGTCAGAGCCGACCAGGGCAGGAGAAGCAGCAGGGCCCCTGGCTTCCTGTCCCTCCTCTGGGTCCTGCAGCCACGTGATGGGGACAGCCCCGGCCCTGGCTTCACTGGGCCGCCCTTCTGTGACTGGCCAAGGGACCCACTTCTAGAGATACAGCATTTCATAAACTTAGGAGCCTGAGGATGGCATAACTCACACACAGAGCTGAGGCGGGCTCTAACTCACTGGTGTTCACACCGTGCTCCAGGACTGCCGAAGGGCCAGGTGGATGCGTTAGGAGAGAGAAGGGGACCAAGCTCTTGGGCCCCCTTAGCCTTGCTTCAGTTGTGACAGCTCCACTTCTATGCATTTTATGTGATTATACTTTACCTGGTAAGATTTCATTTGAAAGAAGGATTTTAaggcttttgggaaaaaaaagaagaaattaaacccCTCAAATTCAGATGGCCCTGTCATTCCACAAGTAAGGTAGCTGAGGTCTAGTGTGGCATGCTGCTTCCATCTCACAGTTACTTCTGCAGAGCCAGGGCTCTGTCCGAGGTGCTCTGGCTCTTCTTCAGTCCGCAGACGTGCATGCAGAGATTGTTGTGAAATCGCAGCTTGTGGGgacttcttcttcttttagaaCATCCTTTGTAAACTCTAAAGCAGTTTGGTTGGTCAGCATAAGCTGTTGACATCACAAGggatgtgtgaccttggggaactCCCTGGGCCCTTAAGGAAAGCAAGTGTAAGTAGTTACTAGTcgtttaaatgtaatttaaacatttcaaagaacTGCGGTCCTAACGGGGCACCATAATGACTCTATGCCAAACTGCAGTGCACACTTCCTACCTCTCAGACTTGTTCGGGgagttgttttttaaacaaacaaaacaacgaGGTCCTTGTTATCACAGACGGAGATGGTTCTCTTCCCACTTCGTGTCTTCAGGGATTTTGATGAAGTAAAGATGAAGCAGTAGATTAAGAAATTATCCTAACATTTTAACTgtcattctttaaaagaaaatgaaaccctgAAGCAATTATGTAGTATTTTCAGAAGATGACGAGATGAATTTCTGTGTTGGGGGGACAAATAACTTTCTTTGTTGTCAGTCAGGCCAttagtcagtcgctcagttgtgtctgactctctgcgacgccatggaccgcagcactccaggcctccccagcaccaactcccggagcttgctcaaactcatgtccatccagtggTCTAtgttgggggaagaaaaaaattgtttttacttagatatctgctttttcttttcctcttagtCTTTTCTATTTCTAGCTGTTTGTACCTTTTTAATTCACGTTTTCTATTTTTGATTGCTGAATCTATTACCAGACCTAGTGGCAAtggtttcacttaaaaataaacctCTTGGCagtcccctggtggttcagtggttgggactgCAAGCTTTCATTGCCAGgggtgcgggttcagtccctgaccgGGAAACTAAGGTCCTGCAGGCCTCATGGCAAGGCAGTAACATACACCTTTTAGTAGTTGCAGGCCAGGCTCGGCTGCCTGCCCCTGGCTACCTGCCTCGGGTGCTGACAAGTGGGAGGTCAGCAGCCCTGGTGGGACAGGAGGACCAGCATCTGGAATGGCTCCTGTTGTGAACCCACGTCTTCCTGTAAAGCTCCCCATCTCTTCATTAGGCTGGTTCTTTCTCCCCCTTCCTGCCCTCAGCAAACTAACTCATCATTGGCTGTCAGACCCCTGTATTTaggtattatttattttctcatgcaTTAAAACAAAGCAGAAGCACATGTGAAATGAGTTCTGTTTCGATGATTTCAGCTTCCACTAAATTACATACACACGACAGAATGCAAGAATGACCCTAGAGTATTAACCATAGTATTTGTATTGATAGATGTAAAACCCTTATAAGGCTAAAAATGGATTATTTACTTCAAGGGGTCCAGCTTATTCTTAGTTCTTTTTCCACCTAAACAAATCATCGAGGGGCCACTAATGCCCTTTTCATGCTCAAATCCGAGAAGAAATCGCTCCCTTTTCCACCGCTGTCACCTTGAGCAGTCAGATGGGAATCTCTGAAGCTTGTTTTATTGCTCATAGATTCTGCTTGACGGTTGGTAAAAGTTGACATTCCAAGTAGTATGTTTGTTAATATCCTTTGTGATTTGAAACGTTTGGCTGGTGAGCCCAGGGCACTTCTGACGTGACTTTGTGTTTCTTTCCAGCGGCAGCATGGAGCCAGCCTTTCACAGGGGCGACCTTCTGTTCCTAACGAATTTCCGGGAAGACCCCATTAGAGCTGGAGAAATCGTTGTTTTCAAAGTCGAAGGACGTGACATCCCAATAGTTCACAGAGTAATCAAAGTTCACGAAAAGTAAAGAGCCTTTActtctctttgattttattttgtagaCAAGACTGTGGACAGCTTTAGTGGTTGATTAGAAAGTAGCAAAACCACTGGATTACATTCCTAGTTTTGCCATTTAGTGATTGGGGTGACTTTGGACCTGTGACTTAACTCAGGCGGTGAGATGTGAATGTCAGTATTTTACCCACAGTAACCCCCAGGGTGAGTGTGAGAATGAAACGAACTGATATTTACTAAAGCACTTGACGAACTTGCTGTACAAGGTAAGGTGGAATGTATTCTTGCATAATATTACTTATTTGAAGGAAtctcaaaacaaaatcaaatctcATGGTCACTGAGGATCATTTTGATAAGAGAATTACCTCCTGAAATGCAGAAAGCTACCTGTTTCTCTTTGTCACTATGGACTAACTGGCGTTCTCAGCAGTAATATTAGCCTTGGATGAATACAAATTCCTTTCCCCAGCCGGCCCCATGATTTGATTACTGCACATCCTGCGTTAACTCCACCCCTCCCCTCAGGACAGCTGTGCCTTTCCCTCAGACGTCAGTGATGACTTAATGGGACACTTCTTGGGGACCAGAAGCAATTGTTTCTAGCTCAAATGTATTGCTTCCCTGAAAGAGTACAGTCAGGTGATTAGTGgaaatgttacattttatttatttggttattcATTTACCTTTATGCATCTTAGTGCAGCCTTTTACTTGCATGCATTGTAGAATTAAAATTAGGTATGTGTATTAGTATATTTTAAACAATGGAGCATTGCTccgttattgtgtgtgtgtgtgtgtgtgtgtgagtctgtttctgataaGAGATTCTCATTCCATTCAGTAGTTCCAGGTGTTCCCCAGAGATATTTGATACTTAAGATATCCACTTCATTTGACTCTAAACGTTAGCATGACCCTGTTTCAGTTTGTGTTAATACACTGGGACTACAACTAGCATTACCTTGTTCATAGTACTTGATAACTTACAGGTGGAGAAATAGGCTCTGTCATGATTGTGACAGAACTTGCacctaattttaaaacaatatccaAAGATGAGAAGTTGctcaaaactgagaaataatgatatttttctataatttacaTGAATTGTGAGCAACAgcccagatttttttcccctcttaattTCTTGTATAACCATGGCTGCAAATAAGCTAGCTCCCTTTGGCATGGTTTCAAATCTTTGTAGGCTTTTAGTATTTTATCAAATTACTTAACACATTTTGTCATTTGTCTTATTGAAAAATAGATCCTTTTAATAGTTCTATAAGGCTGTAATATTGTGTTTCTGGTGTCAGGGCTATGTAAGCCCCAGTTTACAATGTTTAAAACAATTCCCACCTGTCTCTAACACAGCAGTTTTGTGCCGTTCATAATTCCTGTTTGTTTGCAAACTGGATTGTATGCCACTCTGCTCAGTGGTGAAGGAAATAAGGCATTCACACATCCCACGTTTGGTAAGGAAAAGAAAGTTTGAGAAGAGCTAAGAGAACACTTGTGTTTGAATTCCCTTATGTTCAGATCTGTGTAATCTAGTACTCTATTCACATCTAGAGTCAAGAGGAATATAATCCATGTTAACCTGTTGGTCCCTGAGGACAAAGAATGGATGGAAATAGACTCCGGAGCTAATCAGGGCCTTCCTGGCACCCTGTGCTATGCCATGCATTTTGGTCAACAGGGGAACTTCAGTGTTTTTGAATTTAAGTCTACAAAATTGTCATTAGATCTGTGCTTGAGTTGAATGGTTGTCTGCCAGCAGGCATCTTAAGGCGAAAAAGaccaagtcatgtttgactgCTTTTCTCCATGCCCACCCTTGCCTGTAAAGGGTAGGCCAAACTGACATTGTTCTGATGATACTGCACTGAAAATAATCTTTGAAAGGACCTTGTTTTGCTTTCCAGAGACAATGGAGACATCAAATTTCTGACTAAAGGAGATAATAATGAAGTTGATGATAGAGGCTTGTACAAAGAAGGCCAGAACTGGCTCGAAAAGAAGGATGTGGTAGGGCGAGCCCGAGGGTGAGTGAGgattaacttttcttttaagtTCCATAGAATATGCAgaaaccagaaaaatatttagaaacaaagaaGTCAAATGTAGAGGTAAATGGAATCGTTCATTCCAAAGATGATATGTCAGGAGAGTTGTAAGCAGTTCTACTTTATCTTGTGAGGAGTAAACGAAGCTCAGAACTGCCCGAGGACCTGAAATCTAAAGCTGAATGCCAGTATTCTATCTATATCATGGATTCA from Bos indicus x Bos taurus breed Angus x Brahman F1 hybrid chromosome 24, Bos_hybrid_MaternalHap_v2.0, whole genome shotgun sequence encodes the following:
- the SEC11C gene encoding signal peptidase complex catalytic subunit SEC11C; protein product: MVRASTVGAHLPASGLDIFGDLRKMNKRQLYYQVLNFAMIVSSALMIWKGLIVLTGSESPIVVVLSGSMEPAFHRGDLLFLTNFREDPIRAGEIVVFKVEGRDIPIVHRVIKVHEKDNGDIKFLTKGDNNEVDDRGLYKEGQNWLEKKDVVGRARGFLPYVGMVTIIMNDYPKFKYALLAVMGAYVLLKRES